The genomic interval TGCAGCCAGCCGTGCTGCTCGGCCGACCACAGCGGCCCGGTGTTGGCGAGCGCGTCGCTCACGTCGCGTCCGGCAGCTTGCGCCAGCGCCGCCACAGCCAGTAACAGGGACCGGACAAGGCGTACAGCACGCCGATCGCCAGCAGCGCGCGCGACAGGTCGATGACCAGCACCGCGAGCACCACCGGCGCCAGCACCAGCATCAGGAACGGCACGCGGTCGGCGCGCGGACCCTTGGCCGCGCCGCCCTTGAAGCTCCAGAAACGGATGCGGCTGACCATCAGCAGCGCCGCGACCACGGTCACGCCCAGCGCCACGTAGCGCAGCTGCTCGCCATCCCAGCCGAGGTTGCCGTCGGCGAACGCCCACACGAAGGCCATCATCAGCCCCGCCGCGGCCGGGCTGGCCAGGCCGACGAACCAGCGCTTGTCGACGGTGCCGACCTGGGTATTGAAGCGCGCCAGGCGCAGCGCGGCGCAGGCCGCGTACAGGAACGCCACCGACCAGCCGACCCGGCCCATCACGCTGCCGTCGAACTTCAGCGCCGACAGCGACCAGTGGTACATCACCAGCGCCGGGGCCATGCCGAAGCTGACCAGATCGGCCAGCGAGTCGTACTGCACGCCGAATTCGCTGCTGGTGCCGGTCAGCCGCGCCACCCGCCCGTCCAGCCCGTCCATCACCGCGGCGACGAACACCGCCACGCTGGCGTGCACGAACTGGCCGTTGGCGGCGGCGATGATGGCGTAGAAACCGGAGAACAGGCCGGCGGTGGTGAACAGGTTCGGCAGCAGATAGATGGTGCGCGAACGGGGAGGCGGTCGGGATGAGTCCATGCCCGGCAGTTTAATCGACTTGCCAGGCCCGTCGGCGGGTGCTGCAATCAGCGCTCGCCCCGTGCCCCTGGAGACCGTGATGCGCGCCCTGACCCGGCTTTGCTGCCTGTGCCTGCTCTGCGCCAGCGGCGTGGCCGGCGCCGCCACCCTGTACCAATGGAAGGACGCGCAGGGCGTCACCCACTATTCGCAGAGCCCGCCGCCCGGCGGCAAGTACCAGGCGCGGCGGGTCGACAGCCACGGCGGCGCCCCGGCCGAAACCAGCGAGGTCGCCGCCCCGGCGGAGAACGCCAACTGCCTGAGCGCGCGCAAGAACCTGGACATCCTGGGCAAGCCGGGCAAGGTGATGACCGACCGCGACGGCGACGGCAAGCCCGACACGGAGCTGGACGACACCCAGCGCGACGCGCAGAAGGCCCTGGCCGAGGCCGCGATCAAGGCCTATTGCGCGCCGCCCGCCGCCGCGGAGTGAGCGCGAGGCGGCGGCGCGGGCCCGGCACGGGCCGCCGCACATCCCCGCAGCGCCGGCAATGACTGGCAAAATGGGCGCCCGCCGTTAGCGAAGCCCCTCGATGCGCCTTTCCCAGTTCCACCTGCACACCACCAAGGAAACCCCGGCCGACGCCGAA from Xanthomonas sp. DAR 34887 carries:
- a CDS encoding DUF4124 domain-containing protein, translating into MRALTRLCCLCLLCASGVAGAATLYQWKDAQGVTHYSQSPPPGGKYQARRVDSHGGAPAETSEVAAPAENANCLSARKNLDILGKPGKVMTDRDGDGKPDTELDDTQRDAQKALAEAAIKAYCAPPAAAE
- the pssA gene encoding CDP-diacylglycerol--serine O-phosphatidyltransferase, with protein sequence MDSSRPPPRSRTIYLLPNLFTTAGLFSGFYAIIAAANGQFVHASVAVFVAAVMDGLDGRVARLTGTSSEFGVQYDSLADLVSFGMAPALVMYHWSLSALKFDGSVMGRVGWSVAFLYAACAALRLARFNTQVGTVDKRWFVGLASPAAAGLMMAFVWAFADGNLGWDGEQLRYVALGVTVVAALLMVSRIRFWSFKGGAAKGPRADRVPFLMLVLAPVVLAVLVIDLSRALLAIGVLYALSGPCYWLWRRWRKLPDAT